From Mesobacillus jeotgali, the proteins below share one genomic window:
- a CDS encoding sugar ABC transporter substrate-binding protein: MKRVGFKKILLTAAASALLLTGCGGGETKTASGPVEGVPERFAKGEEVKIKVIRKIGGDDHTAQFLAGAKAEGEALGFKVDVFTANGDTAKFHDAINQGLQQDYDGFIISHGDDAATVEDVKKLAEKGKSVVTFDSNPDLAQVEGVTLTSQDDEALATQALDQLVKDQNGEANIVYLWVDGFPPMVRRNKVYQETLKANPGIKEVERFGVAAADTSVQTQNAVAAMLNKHPKGEIDAIFATWDAFAIGAARAIKEAGRDEIKIYGIDVSNADLQEIQGKGSPWKYTAAVDPKLIGEVNMRLLAKKLAGEETPATYDLEASLISQEELQKSKNPVNMASLAEIIDGWGKSDAFLEDWMEKLKEHYKK; this comes from the coding sequence ATGAAAAGAGTTGGATTCAAAAAAATATTATTAACGGCAGCGGCTTCGGCATTGCTGCTGACAGGCTGTGGCGGCGGTGAAACGAAGACTGCCAGCGGTCCTGTTGAAGGAGTACCAGAGCGATTTGCCAAAGGCGAGGAAGTTAAAATTAAAGTAATCCGCAAGATTGGCGGAGATGATCATACAGCGCAATTTTTAGCGGGTGCAAAGGCAGAAGGGGAAGCGCTTGGTTTCAAGGTTGACGTTTTCACGGCTAACGGAGACACAGCCAAATTCCATGATGCCATCAACCAGGGGCTGCAGCAGGACTATGATGGATTCATTATCTCACATGGCGATGATGCCGCAACGGTAGAAGATGTGAAGAAATTAGCTGAAAAGGGCAAGAGTGTTGTGACATTCGATTCCAACCCTGACCTTGCCCAGGTAGAAGGAGTCACACTCACTTCCCAGGATGATGAAGCCCTGGCAACCCAGGCGCTCGACCAGTTAGTAAAGGACCAAAATGGAGAGGCGAATATCGTTTATCTTTGGGTCGATGGATTCCCGCCAATGGTAAGAAGAAATAAAGTTTACCAGGAAACCTTGAAGGCAAATCCGGGAATCAAAGAGGTTGAGAGATTCGGAGTTGCCGCAGCAGATACAAGCGTCCAGACACAGAATGCGGTTGCAGCGATGCTGAACAAGCATCCAAAAGGAGAAATTGACGCGATTTTCGCGACATGGGATGCGTTTGCGATTGGCGCAGCACGTGCGATTAAGGAAGCTGGCCGAGATGAAATCAAAATTTATGGAATCGACGTTTCCAATGCTGACCTCCAGGAAATCCAGGGAAAAGGCAGCCCGTGGAAGTACACAGCAGCGGTGGATCCCAAGCTGATCGGTGAAGTGAATATGAGATTGCTAGCTAAGAAGCTCGCCGGCGAAGAAACGCCAGCTACCTACGACTTGGAAGCTTCACTGATCTCCCAGGAAGAGCTTCAGAAGTCAAAAAATCCGGTCAACATGGCTAGTCTTGCTGAAATCATCGATGGCTGGGGCAAATCAGATGCGTTTTTAGAAGATTGGATGGAAAAATTGAAGGAGCACTATAAGAAATAA
- a CDS encoding sugar ABC transporter ATP-binding protein, translating to MTAKKLQMKNITIEFPGVRALNAVQFSIETGRIHALIGANGAGKSTLMKVLSGAHDHYTGDIHLDGEKVQIRTPADAQKLGIQTVYQEVDTAIIPSLTVAENIMLNQTVQSKGNKHWMNWKQLFKEAEDILFGMNLKIPVKKLAGELTLAEKQLVLIARAISSDCTYLILDEPTAPLSHTETSELFRITRDLAKRNVGIIFISHRMPEIFELCDELTVMRNGEFIVKKEIPDVDIHQVIEYMLGRRLEDQFPERSKNSIGNPLLTVAGLTDGDKVKNTSFHVKAGEIVGIAGLVGAGKTELCKALFGASPTVHGTVLLNGKELKLTSPHAAVKSGLALVPEERRKEGVLVAESVTSNLTAVSLKKFSGFLSFIDRRAEKETALEYIKALGIKTPSDTAKVENLSGGNQQKVAIGRWLLTDADVYIFDEPTKGVDVGAKRDIFELIARLAEQGKAIIYASSELSEIVGITDRVYVLYDGEPVKELETAETSEEELLFYSTGGR from the coding sequence ATGACAGCCAAGAAACTTCAAATGAAGAACATCACGATTGAGTTTCCGGGAGTTCGTGCGCTGAACGCTGTGCAATTCAGCATAGAAACGGGCAGGATTCACGCGCTGATCGGAGCGAATGGAGCGGGAAAATCGACATTGATGAAGGTGCTTTCCGGAGCACATGACCATTACACCGGGGACATCCACCTGGATGGGGAAAAGGTCCAAATCAGGACACCTGCTGATGCACAGAAACTCGGGATCCAGACAGTTTACCAGGAAGTTGATACAGCCATCATCCCGTCGCTGACTGTTGCAGAAAATATCATGCTGAATCAAACAGTGCAGTCAAAGGGAAATAAGCACTGGATGAATTGGAAGCAGCTATTCAAGGAGGCAGAAGATATTCTTTTTGGCATGAATCTGAAGATTCCTGTTAAAAAGTTAGCGGGTGAACTGACGCTTGCCGAAAAGCAGCTTGTCCTGATTGCCCGGGCAATTTCAAGCGATTGTACCTATCTGATTCTCGATGAACCAACAGCTCCTCTGAGCCACACAGAAACATCAGAATTGTTCCGGATCACTCGGGATCTGGCCAAAAGAAATGTAGGCATCATCTTTATCTCTCATCGGATGCCGGAAATCTTTGAATTATGTGATGAGCTTACCGTCATGAGAAATGGCGAGTTTATTGTGAAAAAGGAAATCCCTGATGTGGATATTCACCAGGTGATTGAATATATGCTCGGCCGGAGGCTGGAGGATCAATTTCCAGAGAGGTCAAAAAACTCGATTGGCAATCCTCTTTTGACAGTGGCAGGCCTGACAGATGGAGACAAAGTGAAAAATACTTCATTCCATGTAAAAGCAGGAGAGATTGTCGGGATAGCCGGTCTGGTTGGAGCTGGCAAAACGGAACTATGCAAAGCGCTTTTTGGAGCATCACCAACCGTCCATGGGACAGTGCTCCTTAATGGAAAAGAACTGAAGCTGACGAGTCCGCATGCAGCGGTAAAAAGCGGTCTGGCTTTGGTGCCTGAAGAAAGGCGTAAGGAAGGAGTTCTCGTAGCTGAATCTGTCACATCGAATCTTACGGCAGTCAGCCTGAAAAAATTCTCTGGATTTTTAAGCTTTATCGACCGGCGTGCTGAAAAGGAAACAGCGCTGGAATATATAAAAGCCCTTGGCATTAAAACACCATCGGATACAGCCAAAGTTGAGAATCTCTCAGGCGGCAATCAGCAGAAGGTGGCAATAGGCAGATGGCTGCTGACTGATGCAGATGTGTATATTTTTGATGAGCCTACCAAGGGTGTGGATGTTGGCGCAAAAAGAGATATTTTTGAGCTGATTGCCAGGCTGGCAGAACAGGGCAAAGCCATTATTTATGCTTCCTCAGAACTGTCAGAAATCGTCGGCATCACGGACCGCGTATACGTCCTGTACGATGGAGAACCTGTCAAGGAACTTGAAACAGCCGAAACATCAGAAGAAGAACTATTATTTTACTCAACAGGAGGCAGATAG
- a CDS encoding ABC transporter permease, with protein sequence MEAKLPLKQETPPKKTFELFQFLYKYGTILTIFVLIAIFAAANPTFINGDNVINILRSISIVTIIAIGITISLTVDGFDLSVGSVASLSNAIVISMFVWFSQNTLIAVLSAIAAALIVGALNSLMIVKLKIPDMLMTLAMMFIIQGTAQTYTKGATVSENMIMPDGSFSTGTISSFFAKIGQVPWIILIMAVAVLIVHIFLTYTKHGRYMYVIGGNKEAARLSGIPVNRYKTAAYLLSALFAAIGGIVLASRVMTAEINAGSPYLMDAVAAAFIGFSVLGAGKPNAFGTFIGAVLIGILQNGLVMMSVPYYAMDIVKGTVLAFALGITYYKQNH encoded by the coding sequence ATGGAAGCCAAACTCCCATTGAAGCAGGAAACGCCGCCGAAGAAAACTTTTGAGTTGTTCCAGTTCCTTTACAAGTATGGAACGATTTTGACGATTTTTGTGCTCATCGCCATCTTCGCGGCAGCAAATCCAACTTTTATCAACGGCGACAATGTCATCAATATTTTAAGGTCCATTTCGATTGTGACCATCATCGCAATCGGCATCACCATCTCGCTGACTGTTGATGGCTTCGATTTATCAGTCGGTTCAGTTGCATCATTATCCAATGCGATTGTCATTTCCATGTTCGTCTGGTTTTCGCAGAACACCTTGATTGCGGTTTTATCCGCAATTGCCGCAGCATTGATTGTTGGAGCACTCAACTCGCTGATGATCGTCAAGCTGAAGATTCCGGACATGCTGATGACACTGGCAATGATGTTCATCATCCAGGGAACGGCGCAGACCTATACGAAGGGTGCGACTGTCTCTGAGAATATGATCATGCCTGATGGAAGTTTTTCAACAGGAACAATCAGTTCATTTTTCGCTAAAATAGGGCAGGTTCCGTGGATTATCCTGATTATGGCTGTTGCGGTGCTCATCGTCCATATTTTTCTGACCTACACCAAGCATGGGCGCTATATGTATGTAATCGGAGGGAACAAAGAAGCGGCCAGGCTTTCTGGAATTCCTGTGAACCGTTATAAAACGGCTGCCTATCTGCTTTCAGCGCTATTCGCAGCAATCGGCGGAATTGTTTTGGCCTCACGAGTCATGACCGCGGAAATCAATGCAGGTTCGCCTTATTTAATGGATGCAGTCGCAGCTGCCTTCATCGGATTTTCCGTCCTCGGAGCTGGCAAGCCCAACGCATTCGGGACCTTTATCGGAGCGGTGCTGATCGGCATTCTCCAAAACGGCCTCGTGATGATGTCCGTCCCGTACTATGCAATGGATATCGTAAAGGGAACGGTGCTGGCATTTGCTCTTGGTATTACCTACTATAAGCAGAACCATTGA
- a CDS encoding formate/nitrite transporter family protein encodes MEVQALQEVEKLALKKQMIFKQSKIRYLARAALASMFIGFGVIVAFKTGNPFYVEHSPFAYPIAAITFGAAIILIAYGGGDLFTGNTFYYTFAALRKKMAWLNVGKMWIYSYIGNIIGAAAFAFLIYTTGLFDDHSVNGFLLSVAEKKTTAPTIELFFRGILCNWLVCLAFFLPMAMKGDGAKMFAMVFFVYCFFISGYEHSIANMCTFAISMVLEDRQSVTFAGVIHNLIPVTIGNLIGGGIMMGWMYYYANQPFFEEKR; translated from the coding sequence TTGGAGGTACAAGCATTACAAGAGGTTGAGAAACTGGCCTTAAAAAAGCAAATGATATTTAAACAGAGCAAAATCCGCTATCTTGCAAGGGCTGCCCTCGCTTCGATGTTCATAGGATTTGGAGTGATTGTCGCATTCAAAACAGGGAATCCCTTTTATGTTGAACACTCCCCCTTTGCCTACCCGATAGCAGCCATTACCTTTGGTGCCGCGATCATTCTCATTGCCTATGGTGGAGGAGACTTGTTTACCGGGAATACCTTTTACTATACGTTTGCCGCTCTGAGAAAGAAGATGGCCTGGCTTAATGTCGGAAAGATGTGGATTTACAGCTATATCGGCAATATTATCGGAGCAGCTGCTTTTGCCTTTTTGATTTATACAACGGGTTTATTTGATGACCATTCCGTAAACGGATTTTTGTTAAGTGTGGCTGAAAAAAAGACAACAGCACCAACCATTGAGCTGTTTTTCCGGGGAATCCTCTGTAACTGGCTTGTTTGTCTGGCGTTCTTCCTGCCGATGGCAATGAAGGGCGACGGAGCAAAAATGTTCGCCATGGTCTTTTTCGTCTACTGCTTTTTCATATCCGGATACGAACACAGCATTGCCAATATGTGTACCTTTGCAATCAGCATGGTACTGGAGGACCGGCAGTCTGTTACTTTTGCAGGGGTGATCCACAATCTGATTCCGGTCACGATTGGAAATCTGATTGGCGGCGGAATTATGATGGGCTGGATGTATTATTACGCAAATCAGCCGTTTTTTGAAGAAAAGCGATAA